The following proteins are co-located in the Streptococcus downei MFe28 genome:
- a CDS encoding DUF1146 family protein → MELVQSLITILSHIFFILMAHQLLTKLVDWEKILKVNLSNLRQVNLLVMFLAIGLGYLVSSFFLSIISLATSIFTTVH, encoded by the coding sequence ATGGAACTTGTACAATCACTTATAACAATTCTTTCCCATATTTTCTTTATCCTAATGGCTCATCAACTTCTAACTAAGTTGGTGGATTGGGAGAAAATTCTAAAAGTCAATTTATCCAACCTTAGGCAGGTCAATCTCCTGGTTATGTTTTTGGCTATCGGCCTAGGCTATCTGGTTAGTTCTTTCTTTTTGTCGATCATCTCTCTTGCCACGTCAATTTTTACCACGGTTCACTAA
- a CDS encoding F0F1 ATP synthase subunit epsilon: MTEHMAVQIVTPDGVRYDHHATYISVTTIDGEMGILANHVNTIAPLSVHEMKIRRIDDDKHVDWVAVNGGILEIKDNTVTIVADSAERSRDIDISRAERAKQRAERKLQEAQASHQADDVRRAEVALRRALNRISVGNK, from the coding sequence ATGACTGAACATATGGCAGTACAAATTGTAACGCCTGATGGGGTTCGTTATGATCACCATGCCACTTATATTTCAGTAACCACAATTGATGGTGAGATGGGGATTTTGGCTAACCATGTCAATACTATTGCCCCCTTGAGCGTCCATGAGATGAAGATTCGCCGTATTGACGACGATAAGCATGTGGACTGGGTTGCTGTCAATGGTGGTATCCTTGAGATTAAGGACAATACCGTAACGATTGTAGCGGATTCGGCCGAACGGTCGCGTGATATTGATATTTCACGGGCTGAGCGGGCTAAGCAAAGAGCTGAACGTAAGCTCCAAGAAGCACAAGCCAGCCATCAAGCCGATGATGTTCGCCGTGCTGAAGTTGCTTTACGTCGGGCTCTCAACCGCATCAGCGTTGGGAATAAATAA
- the atpD gene encoding F0F1 ATP synthase subunit beta: MSSGKIAQVVGPVVDVKFATGDKLPEINNALVVYKDNDQKEKIVLEVALELGDGVVRTIAMESTDGLTRGLEVLDTGSAISVPVGKETLGRVFNVLGDTIDLEEPFAQDAQREPIHKKAPSFDELSTSSEILETGIKVIDLLAPYLKGGKVGLFGGAGVGKTVLIQELIHNIAQEHGGISVFTGVGERTREGNDLYGEMKESGVIEKTAMVFGQMNEPPGARMRVALTGLTLAEYFRDVEGQDVLLFIDNIFRFTQAGSEVSALLGRMPSAVGYQPTLATEMGQLQERITSTKKGSVTSIQAIYVPADDYTDPAPATAFAHLDSTTNLERKLTQIGIYPAVDPLASSSRALAPEIVGEEHYQVATEVQRVLQRYNELQDIIAILGMDELSDDEKVLVGRARRIQFFLSQNFNVAEQFTGQPGSYVPVAETVRGFKEILEGKYDNLPEDAFRSVGPIEDVVEKAKKMGF, from the coding sequence ATGAGCTCAGGCAAAATTGCTCAGGTTGTCGGACCTGTCGTTGACGTAAAGTTTGCGACTGGCGATAAGCTTCCTGAGATTAATAATGCATTGGTCGTCTATAAGGATAACGACCAAAAAGAAAAAATCGTGCTCGAAGTTGCCCTTGAATTGGGTGACGGTGTTGTGCGTACCATTGCTATGGAATCTACCGATGGGCTTACGCGGGGACTAGAAGTTCTAGATACTGGCAGTGCTATCAGTGTACCAGTCGGTAAGGAAACTCTGGGTCGTGTCTTCAATGTGCTTGGTGATACCATTGACTTGGAAGAGCCATTTGCGCAAGATGCCCAACGTGAACCTATTCATAAAAAAGCTCCTAGCTTTGATGAACTCTCAACCTCATCAGAAATCTTGGAAACAGGGATCAAGGTTATTGACCTCTTGGCCCCTTACCTCAAAGGTGGTAAGGTCGGCCTCTTCGGTGGTGCCGGTGTTGGTAAAACCGTCCTGATTCAAGAGCTGATTCACAATATCGCCCAAGAACACGGTGGTATCTCAGTTTTCACCGGTGTTGGTGAACGGACCCGTGAAGGGAATGACCTTTACGGGGAAATGAAAGAATCCGGGGTTATTGAAAAGACCGCCATGGTCTTTGGTCAGATGAATGAACCACCTGGAGCTCGGATGCGGGTTGCCCTGACAGGTTTGACCTTGGCAGAATACTTCCGCGATGTTGAAGGTCAAGACGTGCTCCTCTTCATTGACAATATCTTCCGCTTTACTCAAGCCGGTTCCGAAGTATCTGCCCTGCTTGGTCGGATGCCATCAGCCGTTGGTTACCAACCAACCCTGGCTACTGAAATGGGACAATTGCAAGAACGGATTACCTCTACCAAGAAGGGATCTGTAACCTCCATTCAAGCCATCTACGTACCAGCCGATGACTATACTGACCCTGCCCCAGCGACAGCCTTCGCCCACTTGGATTCAACTACCAACTTGGAACGGAAACTGACTCAAATTGGTATCTATCCAGCTGTGGATCCCTTGGCTTCATCATCTCGTGCCCTAGCCCCTGAAATTGTTGGTGAAGAGCACTACCAAGTTGCAACTGAAGTGCAAAGGGTCTTGCAACGCTATAATGAACTGCAGGACATCATTGCCATCTTGGGTATGGATGAATTGTCAGATGACGAAAAGGTCTTGGTTGGCCGTGCCCGCCGGATTCAGTTCTTCCTCTCGCAAAACTTCAATGTGGCAGAACAATTTACTGGTCAACCGGGTTCTTATGTCCCAGTTGCTGAAACCGTCCGTGGCTTCAAGGAAATCCTTGAAGGTAAGTATGATAACCTACCAGAAGATGCCTTCCGGAGTGTTGGTCCGATCGAGGATGTAGTTGAAAAAGCTAAAAAGATGGGCTTTTAA
- a CDS encoding F0F1 ATP synthase subunit gamma produces the protein MAGSLSEIKTRISSTEKTSKITSAMQMVSAAKLTKSEQAAKDFQVYASKIRQITTDLLHAELTNGSDNPMLASRPVKRTGYIVITSDKGLVGGYNSKILKAVMDLIEEYHSGKNDFSIIAIGGTGADFFKSRGIDLAFELRGLEDQPSFDQVSQIISQSVEMYKEELFDELYVCYNHHINSLTSQVRVEQMLPIVDLDANESKEEASNAFELEPDREAILEQLLPQYTESLIYGAIVDAKTAEHAAGMTAMQTATDNSRNLISDLTIQYNRARQAAITQEITEIVAGANALE, from the coding sequence ATGGCAGGTTCTCTAAGCGAAATCAAAACAAGAATTAGTTCAACTGAAAAAACCAGTAAGATTACGAGTGCCATGCAAATGGTATCTGCCGCAAAATTGACCAAATCTGAACAAGCAGCCAAGGACTTTCAGGTCTACGCTTCCAAGATTCGGCAAATCACAACCGACCTCCTACATGCGGAGCTGACCAATGGCTCTGATAATCCTATGTTGGCCTCCCGTCCTGTTAAACGGACTGGCTACATCGTTATCACCTCTGATAAGGGGTTAGTTGGTGGCTACAATTCCAAAATCCTCAAGGCCGTCATGGACCTGATTGAAGAGTACCATTCTGGTAAGAATGATTTTTCAATCATTGCTATTGGCGGAACAGGCGCTGACTTCTTCAAGTCACGGGGAATTGACCTGGCCTTTGAATTAAGAGGTTTGGAAGACCAACCCAGCTTTGACCAGGTGTCGCAAATTATTTCGCAGTCGGTTGAAATGTATAAGGAAGAGCTCTTTGATGAGCTCTATGTCTGCTACAATCACCACATCAACAGTCTGACTAGCCAGGTGCGGGTCGAACAGATGTTGCCTATTGTTGACCTTGATGCCAACGAATCCAAGGAAGAAGCCTCTAATGCTTTTGAATTGGAACCTGATCGAGAAGCTATCTTGGAGCAGCTCCTGCCTCAATATACCGAAAGCTTGATTTACGGGGCCATTGTTGATGCCAAAACGGCTGAACATGCTGCAGGGATGACTGCCATGCAAACGGCGACAGATAACTCAAGAAATCTTATTAGCGATTTGACCATTCAGTACAACCGAGCTCGGCAGGCAGCGATTACCCAAGAAATTACCGAAATCGTTGCTGGTGCCAATGCTCTGGAATAA
- the atpA gene encoding F0F1 ATP synthase subunit alpha, producing the protein MAINAQEISALIKKQIENFQPNFDVTETGVVTYIGDGIARARGLDNAMAGELLEFQNGAYGMAQNLESNDVGIIILGDFSEITEGDTVKRTGKIMEVPVGPELIGRVVNPLGQPVDGLGDIQTSKTRPVETPAPGVMQRKSVSEPLQTGLKAIDALVPIGRGQRELVIGDRQTGKTSVAIDAILNQKDQDMICIYVAIGQKESTVRTQVETLRKYGALDYTIVVTASASQPSPLVYIAPYAGVAMAEEFMYNGKHVLIVYDDLSKQAVAYRELSLLLRRPPGREAYPGDVFYLHSRLLERSAQVSDDLGGGSITALPFIETQAGDISAYIATNVISITDGQIFLQENLFNSGIRPAIDAGSSVSRVGGSAQIKAMKKVAGTLRLDLASYRELEAFTQFGSDLDEATQAKLNRGRRTVEVLKQPVHQPLPVEKQVLILYALTHGFLDSVPVNDILAFEQAMYDYFDVHHADIFETIKTTKDLPEEAVLDQAIQAFKDQSSFE; encoded by the coding sequence TTGGCCATTAATGCTCAAGAAATTAGTGCTTTAATTAAAAAGCAAATTGAAAACTTCCAGCCAAATTTTGACGTCACTGAAACTGGAGTAGTAACCTACATTGGTGATGGTATCGCTCGGGCTCGCGGTCTGGACAATGCCATGGCTGGTGAGTTGCTCGAATTCCAAAATGGTGCTTACGGTATGGCTCAAAACCTTGAGTCCAATGACGTTGGTATCATCATCCTTGGGGATTTCTCAGAAATCACTGAAGGTGATACGGTTAAGCGGACCGGTAAAATCATGGAAGTTCCAGTTGGTCCTGAATTGATTGGTCGGGTGGTCAACCCGCTCGGTCAACCAGTTGATGGACTTGGTGATATTCAGACAAGTAAAACCCGTCCAGTTGAAACACCTGCTCCAGGTGTCATGCAACGTAAGAGCGTATCCGAGCCCCTGCAAACTGGTCTCAAGGCCATCGATGCCTTGGTTCCAATTGGACGTGGTCAACGGGAACTGGTTATCGGTGACCGCCAAACAGGTAAGACCTCAGTCGCTATTGATGCCATCTTGAACCAAAAGGATCAAGATATGATTTGTATCTATGTGGCTATCGGTCAAAAGGAATCAACTGTTCGGACTCAAGTTGAGACCCTACGCAAATACGGTGCCCTTGATTACACGATCGTTGTGACAGCTTCGGCTTCACAACCTTCACCTCTGGTTTATATCGCGCCTTATGCTGGTGTCGCTATGGCAGAAGAATTCATGTACAATGGCAAGCACGTTTTGATTGTCTATGATGATTTATCAAAACAAGCGGTTGCCTACCGTGAACTTTCCCTCTTGCTGCGTCGTCCACCAGGACGTGAAGCCTATCCGGGGGATGTCTTCTACCTGCATAGTCGTCTTTTGGAACGGTCTGCCCAGGTTTCTGACGATTTAGGTGGTGGCTCTATTACGGCTCTGCCATTTATCGAAACCCAAGCCGGTGATATTTCGGCCTACATTGCGACCAACGTTATCTCCATCACTGATGGACAAATCTTCTTGCAAGAAAACCTCTTCAACTCCGGTATTCGTCCAGCCATCGATGCTGGGTCATCCGTATCACGGGTTGGGGGTTCTGCCCAAATTAAGGCCATGAAGAAGGTTGCTGGTACCCTGCGTTTGGACTTAGCTTCCTATCGTGAATTGGAAGCCTTCACCCAATTCGGTTCTGACTTGGATGAAGCAACCCAGGCTAAATTGAACCGTGGTCGTAGGACCGTAGAAGTCCTCAAACAACCGGTTCACCAGCCCCTCCCAGTTGAAAAACAAGTTTTGATTCTCTATGCCTTGACCCATGGCTTCTTGGATAGTGTCCCTGTCAACGATATTTTAGCCTTTGAACAGGCCATGTATGACTACTTTGATGTTCACCATGCTGACATCTTTGAAACCATTAAGACGACCAAGGACCTTCCAGAAGAAGCAGTGCTGGATCAAGCCATCCAGGCCTTCAAAGATCAATCTTCATTTGAATAA
- a CDS encoding F0F1 ATP synthase subunit delta: MDRKTQALVEQYADSLSQVALEKGLVSEIQAELSSCLTIFKETDLGSYLSSLALSRDDKAKLVSYLQEEASTYVKNFLAIILYNERENLIEAIFQRVLDKLVQETRQFPLSVKTAVPLSQSQKERILALGNQKFEISAQTLVEDLDESIIGGFVLQANNKIIDTSIRSQLQQLKNNLK; encoded by the coding sequence ATGGATCGTAAAACACAAGCTCTTGTTGAGCAATATGCTGACAGCCTAAGTCAAGTTGCCCTTGAAAAAGGCCTTGTGTCTGAGATTCAGGCTGAACTCTCATCCTGCCTAACCATTTTTAAAGAGACCGATTTAGGCTCCTACCTATCGAGCTTGGCCCTCAGCCGAGACGATAAGGCTAAACTGGTTAGTTACCTGCAAGAAGAAGCTTCAACCTATGTCAAGAACTTTCTTGCCATCATCTTGTATAATGAGCGAGAAAATCTGATTGAAGCTATCTTCCAGAGGGTTCTGGACAAGTTAGTCCAAGAAACCCGGCAATTTCCCTTGTCTGTCAAGACAGCTGTTCCTCTGAGCCAAAGCCAGAAGGAGCGTATCTTGGCCCTGGGGAATCAAAAGTTTGAAATTTCAGCCCAAACCCTTGTTGAAGACCTAGATGAGTCCATCATCGGTGGTTTCGTCCTCCAGGCCAACAACAAGATTATTGACACAAGTATTCGCAGTCAATTACAACAACTAAAAAACAATCTCAAATAG
- the atpF gene encoding F0F1 ATP synthase subunit B — protein sequence MSILINSTTLGDIIITTGSVLVLYWLIRTFAWKQITGIFEERANKINQDIDDAENARQEAQELAQKRQEQLNSAKDDAAKIIDDAKETGNAQSAKILAETRDEVSRLKEKANQDIAQNKAEALSSVKGDVADLTVLLAEKVMTKNLDKAAQSELIDQYLDQLGDA from the coding sequence ATGTCTATACTTATTAATAGTACAACACTCGGCGATATTATTATCACGACTGGCTCAGTTCTTGTCCTCTACTGGTTGATTCGGACCTTTGCCTGGAAGCAAATCACAGGAATCTTCGAGGAACGGGCTAATAAGATTAATCAAGACATTGATGATGCGGAAAATGCCCGTCAAGAGGCGCAAGAACTAGCACAAAAACGTCAAGAACAGTTAAATTCGGCTAAGGATGATGCTGCAAAAATCATCGATGATGCTAAAGAAACTGGGAATGCACAATCGGCTAAGATTCTTGCAGAAACCCGCGATGAAGTTAGTCGCTTGAAAGAAAAAGCTAACCAAGACATCGCTCAAAACAAGGCAGAAGCCCTTTCTAGTGTAAAGGGAGATGTCGCTGATTTGACCGTCTTGTTGGCTGAAAAAGTGATGACCAAGAATTTGGACAAAGCAGCTCAGTCAGAGTTGATTGACCAATATCTTGATCAATTAGGAGATGCCTAA